Proteins from one Rosa chinensis cultivar Old Blush chromosome 7, RchiOBHm-V2, whole genome shotgun sequence genomic window:
- the LOC112178707 gene encoding probable protein phosphatase 2C 8 isoform X2, with translation MSEAIQNSKPKRESDSGDSSSVAKKLKIDQSQNPEVDSSGSEANSDAREMGFEIEAEVAEDKGLRHAMEDAWVLLLDASLGFQGNLRCAHFAIYDGHGGRLAAEYAQKHLHSNVLSAGLPRELLNVKAAKKAILDGFRKTDEAILQESAAGGWQDGATAVCVWILGKTVFVANIGDAKAVVARSSPVDALQNGSDEARLLKAIVLTREHKAIYAQERARIQKAGGSVSSNGRLQGRLEVSRAFGDRQFKKFGVVATPDIHSFDLTEREHFIILGCDGLWGVIGPSDAVDFVQKQLKEGLPVTAISRSLVREAVRERRCKDNCTAIIILFRHK, from the exons ATGAGTGAAGCTATCCAAAACTCGAAGCCAAAGCGCGAGAGCGATTCCGGGGATTCAAGCTCAGTTGCAAAGAAGCTGAAAATCGATCAAAGCCAAAACCCAGAAGTTGATTCGAGTGGAAGTGAGGCAAATTCAGATGCGAGGGAAATGGGTTTTGAAATCGAAGCTGAGGTAGCAGAGGATAAGGGGTTAAGGCACGCCATGGAGGACGCGTGGGTTCTGCTCTTGGATGCGAGCTTGGGTTTTCAGGGAAACTTGAG GTGTGCACATTTTGCGATTTATGATGGGCATGGAGGTCGATTAGCTGCAGAGTATGCTCAGAAGCATTTGCATTCGAATGTGCTTTCGGCTGGATTACCACGTGAGTTG TTGAATGTGAAAGCAGCTAAGAAAGCCATTCTTGATG GTTTTCGGAAAACTGATGAGGCTATTCTTCAAGAAAGTGCTGCAG GGGGATGGCAAGACGGTGCTACAGCTGTATGTGTTTGGATATTAGGAAAAACA GTATTTGTTGCTAATATTGGGGATGCAAAAGCTGTGGTAGCAAGATCATCTCCTGTTGATGCATTGCAAAATGGTTCTGATGAAGCACGTCTTTTGAAGGCCATTGTTTTAACAAGAGAACACAAAGCCATCTATGCACAGGAGCGTGCTCGTATTCAGAAG GCTGGTGGTAGTGTGAGTTCAAATGGACGACTGCAGGGTCGCCTTGAAGTTTCTAGGGCCTTTGGAGATCGCCAGTTCAAAAAg tttggtgttgttgctacCCCAGATATTCATTCATTTGACCTTACAGAAAGAGAGCACTTCATAATTCTTGGTTGCGACGGCCTCTGGGGG GTAATTGGACCAAGTGATGCTGTTGATTTTGTTCAGAAACAGTTGAAG GAGGGACTACCTGTTACGGCTATTAGCCGCTCTCTAGTAAGAGAAGCTGTGCGTGAGCGGCGCTGTAAAGATAACTGCACGGCAATCATAATCCTATTCAGGCACAAGTAA
- the LOC112175236 gene encoding 2-oxoglutarate and iron-dependent oxygenase domain-containing protein CP2, whose amino-acid sequence MSVDGRDGPAPAAGNGLGNSNNSAAAFVTMSSQRLRLNPNKEHKPESYDDMQLDFSPSIFSSLERYLPPNMLGMPRYDKVKFMREILLKYLPHGERNRVQKHRDYRQKIILNYQPLHKELYLLDPATTFVPAFLEAVNENTEESFKRICSEPSPGIYTFEIFQPRFCELLLAEVENFEKWVGDSKYRIMRPNTMNRYGAVLDDFGLETMLDKLLEGFVRPIAKELFPEVGGSTLDSHHGFVVEYGNNRDLDLGFHVDDSEVTLNVCLGKQFSGGELYFRGIRCDKHVNSGSRPEEVFDYSHTPGYAVLHRGRHRHGAKATTSGHRVNLLLWCRSSVFREMRKYQKDFSNWCGECLHEKKERQRMSITATKQELLLRKDDESTA is encoded by the exons ATGTCGGTCGACGGCCGGGACGGCCCAGCTCCGGCGGCCGGAAACGGACTGGGGAATTCGAACAATTCGGCGGCGGCGTTCGTGACGATGTCGAGCCAGCGGCTGCGGCTGAACCCTAACAAGGAGCACAAGCCGGAGAGCTACGACGACATGCAATTGGATTTCAGCCCGTCGATCTTCAGCTCTCTGGAACGGTACTTGCCGCCGAACATGCTCGGAATGCCGAGATATGATAAGGTCAAGTTCATGAGGGAGATTCTGCTCAAGTATTTGCCTCATGGAGAGCGCAACagg GTTCAGAAGCATAGGGATTACAGACAGAAGATCATATTGAATTACCAG CCTTTGCATAAAGAGTTATACCTGCTGGATCCTGCCACCACCTTTGTTCCTGCATTTCTAGAAGCAGTTAATGAGAAtactgaggaaagcttcaaaaggatatgttctGAACCCTCACCTGGAATATATACTTTTGAGATTTTTCAGCCACGGTTCTGTGAATTGTTATTAGCCGAG GTGGAGAATTTTGAAAAATGGGTCGGTGACTCCAAATATAGAATCATGCGACCAAATACAATGAATAGGTATGGTGCGGTTCTTGATGATTTTGGCCTTGAAACCATGCTTGACAAGCTTTTGGAGGGTTTTGTTCGTCCTATAGCTAAAG AGCTGTTTCCTGAGGTTGGTGGATCAACTCTGGATTCTCATCATGGGTTTGTGGTTGAATATGGTAACAATAGGGATCTTGACTTGG GTTTTCATGTTGATGACTCAGAAGTAACTTTGAATGTGTGCTTGGGTAAACAATTTTCTGGAGGAGAGTTGTATTTTCGGGGAATACGTTGTGATAAACATGTAAATAGCGGAAGCCGTCCAGAG GAAGTCTTTGATTATTCTCATACCCCAGGATATGCTGTGCTTCATCGTGGTCGTCACAGGCATGGTGCTAAAGCCACGACATCAGGTCATCGTGTCAATTTACTTCTATGGTGCAGGAG TTCTGTCTTCAGAGAGATGAGGAAGTATCAGAAAGATTTCTCTAACTGGTGTGGGGAATGCTTGCatgagaagaaagagaggcaaCGGATGTCAATTACAGCTACGAAACAG GAGTTGTTGCTCAGGAAGGATGATGAGTCAACAGCATGA
- the LOC112178707 gene encoding probable protein phosphatase 2C 8 isoform X1 — MSEAIQNSKPKRESDSGDSSSVAKKLKIDQSQNPEVDSSGSEANSDAREMGFEIEAEVAEDKGLRHAMEDAWVLLLDASLGFQGNLRCAHFAIYDGHGGRLAAEYAQKHLHSNVLSAGLPRELLNVKAAKKAILDGDMYLNFPNLGFRKTDEAILQESAAGGWQDGATAVCVWILGKTVFVANIGDAKAVVARSSPVDALQNGSDEARLLKAIVLTREHKAIYAQERARIQKAGGSVSSNGRLQGRLEVSRAFGDRQFKKFGVVATPDIHSFDLTEREHFIILGCDGLWGVIGPSDAVDFVQKQLKEGLPVTAISRSLVREAVRERRCKDNCTAIIILFRHK; from the exons ATGAGTGAAGCTATCCAAAACTCGAAGCCAAAGCGCGAGAGCGATTCCGGGGATTCAAGCTCAGTTGCAAAGAAGCTGAAAATCGATCAAAGCCAAAACCCAGAAGTTGATTCGAGTGGAAGTGAGGCAAATTCAGATGCGAGGGAAATGGGTTTTGAAATCGAAGCTGAGGTAGCAGAGGATAAGGGGTTAAGGCACGCCATGGAGGACGCGTGGGTTCTGCTCTTGGATGCGAGCTTGGGTTTTCAGGGAAACTTGAG GTGTGCACATTTTGCGATTTATGATGGGCATGGAGGTCGATTAGCTGCAGAGTATGCTCAGAAGCATTTGCATTCGAATGTGCTTTCGGCTGGATTACCACGTGAGTTG TTGAATGTGAAAGCAGCTAAGAAAGCCATTCTTGATG GTGATATGTATTTGAATTTCCCTAATTTAGGTTTTCGGAAAACTGATGAGGCTATTCTTCAAGAAAGTGCTGCAG GGGGATGGCAAGACGGTGCTACAGCTGTATGTGTTTGGATATTAGGAAAAACA GTATTTGTTGCTAATATTGGGGATGCAAAAGCTGTGGTAGCAAGATCATCTCCTGTTGATGCATTGCAAAATGGTTCTGATGAAGCACGTCTTTTGAAGGCCATTGTTTTAACAAGAGAACACAAAGCCATCTATGCACAGGAGCGTGCTCGTATTCAGAAG GCTGGTGGTAGTGTGAGTTCAAATGGACGACTGCAGGGTCGCCTTGAAGTTTCTAGGGCCTTTGGAGATCGCCAGTTCAAAAAg tttggtgttgttgctacCCCAGATATTCATTCATTTGACCTTACAGAAAGAGAGCACTTCATAATTCTTGGTTGCGACGGCCTCTGGGGG GTAATTGGACCAAGTGATGCTGTTGATTTTGTTCAGAAACAGTTGAAG GAGGGACTACCTGTTACGGCTATTAGCCGCTCTCTAGTAAGAGAAGCTGTGCGTGAGCGGCGCTGTAAAGATAACTGCACGGCAATCATAATCCTATTCAGGCACAAGTAA
- the LOC112178707 gene encoding probable protein phosphatase 2C 8 isoform X3 — translation MSEAIQNSKPKRESDSGDSSSVAKKLKIDQSQNPEVDSSGSEANSDAREMGFEIEAEVAEDKGLRHAMEDAWVLLLDASLGFQGNLRCAHFAIYDGHGGRLAAEYAQKHLHSNVLSAGLPRELLNVKAAKKAILDGDMYLNFPNLGFRKTDEAILQESAAGGWQDGATAVCVWILGKTVFVANIGDAKAVVARSSPVDALQNGSDEARLLKAIVLTREHKAIYAQERARIQKAGGSVSSNGRLQGRLEVSRAFGDRQFKKFGVVATPDIHSFDLTEREHFIILGCDGLWGVIGPSDAVDFVQKQLKVRENILLSGHSGLHWILNI, via the exons ATGAGTGAAGCTATCCAAAACTCGAAGCCAAAGCGCGAGAGCGATTCCGGGGATTCAAGCTCAGTTGCAAAGAAGCTGAAAATCGATCAAAGCCAAAACCCAGAAGTTGATTCGAGTGGAAGTGAGGCAAATTCAGATGCGAGGGAAATGGGTTTTGAAATCGAAGCTGAGGTAGCAGAGGATAAGGGGTTAAGGCACGCCATGGAGGACGCGTGGGTTCTGCTCTTGGATGCGAGCTTGGGTTTTCAGGGAAACTTGAG GTGTGCACATTTTGCGATTTATGATGGGCATGGAGGTCGATTAGCTGCAGAGTATGCTCAGAAGCATTTGCATTCGAATGTGCTTTCGGCTGGATTACCACGTGAGTTG TTGAATGTGAAAGCAGCTAAGAAAGCCATTCTTGATG GTGATATGTATTTGAATTTCCCTAATTTAGGTTTTCGGAAAACTGATGAGGCTATTCTTCAAGAAAGTGCTGCAG GGGGATGGCAAGACGGTGCTACAGCTGTATGTGTTTGGATATTAGGAAAAACA GTATTTGTTGCTAATATTGGGGATGCAAAAGCTGTGGTAGCAAGATCATCTCCTGTTGATGCATTGCAAAATGGTTCTGATGAAGCACGTCTTTTGAAGGCCATTGTTTTAACAAGAGAACACAAAGCCATCTATGCACAGGAGCGTGCTCGTATTCAGAAG GCTGGTGGTAGTGTGAGTTCAAATGGACGACTGCAGGGTCGCCTTGAAGTTTCTAGGGCCTTTGGAGATCGCCAGTTCAAAAAg tttggtgttgttgctacCCCAGATATTCATTCATTTGACCTTACAGAAAGAGAGCACTTCATAATTCTTGGTTGCGACGGCCTCTGGGGG GTAATTGGACCAAGTGATGCTGTTGATTTTGTTCAGAAACAGTTGAAGGTTAGAGAAAATATTCTTCTTAGTGGTCATTCTGGCTTGCACTGGATTTTGAATATATAG